A genomic segment from Corythoichthys intestinalis isolate RoL2023-P3 chromosome 2, ASM3026506v1, whole genome shotgun sequence encodes:
- the LOC130930499 gene encoding uncharacterized protein LOC130930499, producing the protein MSFDKFGTFTMTPVGRGRGLHSTPVSFSMSVHGNDVCDNENIQSHVGSDDVVVPGSPLVDDHRSPHIADTSVPVSAAGNAELVSQMSSIIQQLGRQIADSILSQISASTPAAAVPSKQEVMHEKKGNSPSHTLDLSHVQLVTQRAVKDPPVFRGEDSDTLSIDDWEEGMRDYVRKSNVQIEDQAEEILMHLRGRAKDVVRFGIRNGEVDVQNNPEAIYGLLRKHFSSSRYSSVPLADFYSTFPYVQEDAYEYWLRLNRAADVAASCLKDQGKTFDNPSVEVARMFIRHCPNRDLAFTFRSKTIDKWSSREVQEVLDEYHLEKGNKSSTGQAGRVNVNKVEVALNNSDVSSAPEQPAAVSQDTATLERLIGMLEKVLLKNSGYTQARRNPRNNAPSRIQGLNDTPCSICNDSSHSAFIHCRENNLCFLCHAPGHSSRFCSVGMRRPSAGQQGN; encoded by the coding sequence ATGAGTTTTGACAAATTTGGGACCTTTACTATGACACCAGTTGGTCGGGGTAGAGGTTTGCACAGTACAccggtctcattttcaatgagtGTGCATGGTAACGATGTATGTGAtaatgaaaacattcaaagtcatGTGGGCAGTGATGATGTAGTAGTACCTGGTAGCCCCCTTGTGGATGATCATCGCTCACCTCATATTGCTGACACATCCGTCCCAGTGTCAGCTGCTGGTAATGCTGAATTGGTTAGTCAGATGAGCTCAATTATTCAACAGTTGGGGCGACAGATAGCTGATagcattttgtcacaaattaGTGCGTCAACCCCGGCAGCTGCTGTTCCTTCCAAGCAGGAAGTCATGCACGAGAAGAAAGGCAATTCTCCCAGCCACACCCTGGACTTGTCCCACGTCCAGCTGGTCACTCAGAGAGCTGTCAAAGACCCACCTGTTTTTCGAGGAGAAGATTCGGACACTTTGTCAATTGATGATTGGGAGGAAGGAATGAGGGACTATGTCCGTAAAAGTAATGTTCAAATTGAAGACCAAGCTGAGGAGATTCTTATGCATCTGAGAGGCAGAGCGAAAGATGTGGTCAGGTTTGGAATCAGGAATGGAGAAGTTGATGTCCAGAATAACCCTGAGGCAATTTATGGACTTTTGCGCAAACATTTTAGTTCAAGCCGTTATTCATCTGTGCCGCTTGCTGATTTCTATTCTACGTTTCCCTATGTTCAGGAGGATGCATATGAGTATTGGCTCCGGCTCAACAGGGCTGCTGATGTTGCTGCAAGCTGCCTCAAAGATCAAGGAAAGACCTTTGACAACCCGTCTGTAGAAGTGGCACGCATGTTCATCAGGCATTGTCCAAATAGAGATTTAGCTTTTACGTTTAGGTCCAAGACAATTGACAAATGGTCATCTCGCGAGGTTCAAGAGGTGCTGGATGAGTACCATCTTGAAAAAGGGAACAAGTCTTCCACGGGCCaagccggcagagtcaatgtaAATAAGGTGGAGGTTGCCCTGAATAACAGTGATGTCTCTAGTGCCCCTGAGCAGCCAGCTGCTGTGAGCCAAGACACTGCTACTCTTGAAAGGCTGATAGGGATGTTAGAAAAGGTGTTGCTCAAGAATTCAGGTTACACTCAAGCTAGACGTAACCCACGTAACAACGCCCCTTCAAGAATTCAGGGTTTGAATGACACACCATGTTCCATTTGTAACGACAGCTCTCACTCTGCCTTCATACATTGTCGTGAAAATAACCTGTGTTTCCTTTGCCATGCCCCTGGCCACTCCAGTCGTTTCTGCTCAGTCGGAATGCGCCGACCTTCAGCTGGCCAGCAGGGAAACTAA